The Verrucomicrobium spinosum DSM 4136 = JCM 18804 DNA segment CGGACGCCGAGTTTCAGGAAATACTCGCCGATCATCTCGAACGTGGAGCTGTTCCGGCTGGAGATGATGTAGGTCTCGCCGGCGAGGTCCTTGGTCTTGGGATGCTGCTGGGCCCAGGGATGGAGGGGGCTGGCTAGGAAGATGAGCTCGTCTTCAAAGAGCGGGCGGCAGTCCACGCGGGCGACATCGCGCGGGCGCAGGCACACCGCGAGATCGAGCACGCCTTGTTCCAGACGTTGCAGGGTGTCCGGCGTCTCCCCGGGCACGATGGAGATGCTATACAAGGGGAAGGAGTCCTTAAACTCCCGCAGCACGGTGGGCAGGATGAACTGCGAAGCCGCAGGCGTGGATCCGATGCGAATCTGACCACGGGGGTTCTGGTCCAGCGCGCCGAGACTGGCGCGGGCCAGGGCCATCTGGCGCTGGATCTCCTCCGCATGACGCAGCAGTTCCCGGCCATGGTGGGTGAGCAAAACACGCTTCCCCTGCCGGTGAAAGAGCATGCAGCCCAGGTCCTCCTCCAGGGCGCGGATGGCGTGGCTGATGGCGGATTGCGTCAAATGCAGGGCCCGCCCCGCCTGGGTAAAGCTGCCCTCACGGGCGAGGACGGTGAAGGCACGAAGCTGACGCGAATCGAGGAGTGGGGAATCCATCTATGAATGAAATTCATACTTGGCGTTAGAAAGTTGTCGAGCGGTTTTTCAATCTTGGCCGGGCGGTGGCACATGCCGTGCAGTTCAAAACAGCCGCAAAAGCGCATCCTGCATTTTTCATTAGCCACACTCATCCCTCCTTCATCCCCACCCTCCCAACACCTCTCCATGAAGATGTACCCTGAAGCCGGCCTCACCCGCCGCGAAATGATCCGGAAGACCACCAAGGCCCTGGGTGCCAGCGCCTTGTTCTCCGGCCTGCCCGCAGGCTGGGTCGGCTCCGCCTTTGCCGATGACTCCCCGGAAGTCAAAGATGTGAACCTGGGCATCATCGCCCTCACGGACTGCTCCAGCATCGTGATTGCTCATGAGAAAGGGCTCTTCAAGAAGTACGGCATCAACTCCAAAGTAAGCAAGGGCGCGAGCTGGGCGGCGATCCGGGACTCGCTCTCCAACGGGGACCTTCAGGCCACGCACATGCTGATCGGCATGCCGATTGCCTCCACCATGGGACTGGGAGGCGCACCCAAGAAGCCGATGATTGTCCCGTGGCTCATCAACCGCAACGGCCAGGCCATCACGCTCAAGAAAGAGCTGAAGGGCAAGGTGGGTGCGGATCCCAAGGCGCTGAAGCCCTTCGTGGATGAAGCCAAGGCGGCGGGCAAGCCGATGACCTTTGCCATGACCTTCCCGCCTGGCACCCACGCCATGTGGATGCGCTACTATCTGGCGGCGGGCGGCATCCACCCCGGTGACGCGAGCGGGGCTGGCGCGGACGTGTCCCTCATCACCATCCCGCCGCCCCAGATGGTGGCGAACATGAAGGTGGGCCAGATGGATGGCTTCTGCGTGGGCGAGCCCTGGAACGCCCGCAGCATCGCCGAGGACATCGGCTTCACCTCCATCACCACCCAGGCGATGTGGAAGGACCACCCGGAAAAGGTCTGCGCCTTCACCCAGGAGTTCGCGGAAAAAAATCCCAAGACCGTGAAAGCGGTGCTCAAGGGTCTGCACGAGGCCAGCGTGTGGCTCGACAAGATGGAGAACCGCGAAGAGCAGGCCAACATCGTGAGCGCGGCCACCTATATCAACTGCCCGCCGGAGATCCTCCTGCCCCGTCTCCAGGGCAAGTACGACATGGGCGACGGCCGCCGCTACCGCGACCCGAACTACATGATCTTCAGCGACCGCAACTGCAACTACCCGCAGGCCAAGTTCGGCCTCTGGTGGCTGACCCAGCTCCGCCGCTGGGGCTTCACCCCGGGCGCGCCGGACTACGCAGCCGTGACCCAGCAGGTCATGCGCGGCGACATCTACGAAGAAGCCATGAAGGAGATCGGCTACGCCCACGGCGGGGCCGACGACAAGCCGGAGAGCTTCTTCGACGGAAGCGTCTTTGATCCCAAGGGCGACCTGGAGGCGTATGCCGCCAGCTTTGCCATCAAGAGCCTCAAAGCCTAAGCCCACCCCACCCCACCCCACTGAACCGCAGATGAACCCGAACCTGTTCCAGAAAATCAAACTCGAAGCCTTTGTGCTGCCGGCACTGGCCATTCTGGGCTGCTGCCTGATCTGGTACGTGATTGCCGGAAAGTCCGTCACCACCGTCAAGACCGACGACTGGGGCGACACGGTGAAGGTGACGAAGCGTACCGGCATCTCCGCGGATCTCCCCACCCCGGCGGAGACCTGGACGGCGAGCAAGATGTACGTGACGGAGCCCTTCGCCAAACGCGGCGAGCTGGACCAGGGCATCCTGCGGTTCACCTGGCTGTCCCTGAAACTGGTGGCGCAAGGTTATTTCCTGGCGCTGCTGATCGGGACGCCGGTGGGATTCCTCCTGGGCCTGTCCAAGAAGTTCACGACGGCGTTTGACCCCATCATCCAGGTACTGCGCCCGGTCTCCCCGCTGGCCTGGCTTCCCCTGGGCATGATCCTCTTCAGCGGGGTGAAGATCATGGACTCCGGCGGGCGCACCACCTTTGGTGCCTCCGACGCAGCCGCCCTCTTCACCATCGCCATCTGCGCCATGTGGCCCACGGTGATGAACACTGCGGTGGGCGTGCGAGCCGTGCCGCAGGACTACCTGAACGTGGCCAAGGTGCTGAAGCTCTCCCGGACCAAGACGCTCTGGAAGGTGCTGGTGCCCGCCACCCTGCCTTACATGTTCACCGGCTTCCGCCTCAGCCTGGGCATTGCCTGGCTGGTGATCGTGGCGGTGGAGATGCTGACCGGCCGGCCCGGGGTGGGCGGCTTCCTCTGGCAGCAGTACAACGCGAACAGCTTCGCCCACATCATCCTCTGCATCCTCACCATCGGCGTGGTGGGCTATGTGCTGGACCGCCTCATGAGCCTGGCGGAATCGAAGCTGAAGACAGCCTGATGCGAGTTTCCTGAACCCCATCCTCTTTTACCAGGTCATGTCCCAACCCATTCTCTCACTCAAGAACGTCAGCAAGGGCTACGGCTCCAAAGGAGCCCGTACCGAGGTGCTGCGCGATATCAGCCTGGAGGTCCGGGAGGGCGAGTTCGTCGCCATCGTGGGCTACTCCGGCTCGGGCAAGACCACCTTCATCAACATGCTGGCCGGGCTGCTGAAGCCCGACAGCGGGGACGTGCTGCTGGATGGCAAGCCCATCACCGGTCCCGGCCCGGATCGCGGCCTGGTCTTCCAGAACTATTCCCTGCTGCCCTGGCTGACCGTCACGGAAAACATCGCCCTGGCGGTGGACAGCGTCTTCCCCACCTGGAGCAAGGAGCAGAAGGAGGCCCACATCGCCAAGTACATCGCCATGGTGAAGCTCACCAAGGCCGCAGGCAAACTCCCCCGGGAACTCTCCGGCGGCATGCGCCAGCGCGTCTCCGTGGCACGCGCCCTGGCCATGGACTCCCGGGTGCTGCTGCTGGATGAACCCCTGAGCGCGCTGGATGCGCTGACGCGGGCCAATCTGCAGGACGACATCAGCGAGATCTGGCAGAGCGCCCGCAAGACAGTGGTGTGGATCACCAATGACCCGGACGAGGCCATCCTCCTGGCGGACCGCGTCATTCCCCTGCTGCCCACTGCCCCGGCCACGCTGGGCCAGGCCATCGACATCCCGCTGGCCCGTCCACGTGACCGCTCTGCGATCAACCACGACCCGCAGTTCAAGGCCCTGCGCAACCAGCTCATCAACCTGCTGCTGGCTGCCAAGGAAAAGAGCCGCACCACCGTGAGCAAGAAGCTGGTCCTGCCCGACATCCTCCCTGAGGACATCTCCACTCCGAACTCCATCCAGTACCTGACCCGCCGCGGCCCCCGCCGCCGGTCCGAGGAAAAACGCGAAGAACTTGAAGTCGCATCATGATGAGCACCCTTTCCGCAACCCCACCCAAGAAGACCCTGCTGGAAATCTCCCGGCTCTGGAAGGCCTACCCGGCCCCGGGCGGTGGAGAGGCCGTCATCGTCAAGGATTTCAACCTCAAGCTGGAGGAGGGTGAGTTCGCCACCCTCATCGGCCACTCCGGCTGCGGCAAGTCCACCGTGCTCTCCATGGTGGCCGGCCTGAGCGAGGTGACCAAGGGCGGCATCATCCTGGCGGGACGGGAAACCACCGACCCCGGCCCGGACCGTGGCGTGGTCTTCCAGGCACCCTGCCTGCTCCCGTGGGAGACCGCGTTTGAAAACGTCATGCTGGGCGTGAACCAGGTGTACTTCACCGCGAGCAAGGCCGAGCGCCGCCAGATCGCGGAGTACTACCTGAGCGTGGTGGGCCTCTCGGACTCCATGCACAAGTACCCCGGGGAGCTCTCCCAGGGCATGCGGCAGCGCGTGGGCATCGCCCGCGCCTTTGCCCTCCAGCCGAAGATGCTGCTCCTGGATGAGCCCTTCGGCATGCTGGACGCGCTGACACGGTTCGAGCTCCAACAGGTGCTGCTGGAGCTGTGGCGCAAGTTCCGCATCACCACCCTGATGGTGACGCATGATGTGGATGAGGCCATCTTCCTGAGTGACCGTGTGGTCATGATGACCGACGGCCCCGAGGCCGAGGTGGGCGACATCCTGCGCATCCCCTTTGCCCGGCCGCGAGAGCGCAAAGTGATCATGGAGGATCCGCAATACTACGAGCTGCGTGAGCACCTCATCACCTTCCTGAATGAGCGCTCCCATCTGCGCCCGAGCAAGGACCCGAACTTCAAGCCCTCGCCCGACATGGCGGCGGAGCTCGCCTCCCACCCGCACATCAGTCCGGCCGGCATGAAGCTGCAGACCTCTGCCGCATAGACAGCCACCGGCCGCCGCCACTCATTTCCCATAACCGCCAGGGTGAACTCCTTCACCCCACGCCCTTCCCATGCCTTTTCCCGGCCGTCGCCAGACCACCCGGGGATCCCCTCAAACTCCCGCCTCAAATAAACTGCTGCAACAACCCGACACCACTCAACTCAACCCGTGCTCTCCACAACTACCCACATGAAACAAGCACTCGTCATCCCGCTGCTCGCCGCCGCATCGGCCGGCCTCAGCCTCGCTGGTGAACCGGCGGCCAAGAACCCGAAGGCCGTGGTCATCCCGCCGCCGGAGCCCAAGATTGTCACCTTTGACTTCCAGGAGCGCCTCCGCTTCGAGTACCGGGAGAACAACTTCGACTTCAACGACGGCGTTAACTCCCTGACCGACGACTCCTGGCTCCTCCAGCGTGCCCGGGTCGGCATCAAGGTCTCCCCCACCGACTACCTCAGCTTCTACGTGCAGGGGCAGAGTTCCCTCGAACTCGACTCCGACCGTCCCAATGAACCGGGCGTGATGGGAGCAGAAGGCGATGACGCCATCGACCTGCGCCAGGCCTACATCAAGATCGGGCCCAAGGACCTGAACATCACCATCGGCCGTCAGATCCTCAGCTATGGCGATGAGCGACTCATCGGCGCCTTCGACTGGAACAACCTCAGCCGCACCTTCGATGCGGTGAAGTTCCACTACGGCACCAAGGACTGGAGCATCGAGGCCTTTGCCGCCTCCGTGGTGGTGGCCGACAGTGACACCTTCAACTACAGCGACCTCTTTGACGGCAACGAAACCGGGCGCAACCAGGTCTTCAGCGGCATCTACTTCAGTACTGCAGCCCTCTGCCCGCTGGGCTCCACCACCGACTTCTACGCCCTGCATCTGCATGAGGAATACCTCGCGGGCGATACCAACTTCGTCACGCTGGGCACCCGCCTGAAGGCAGATGTCACCAAGACCGGTGGCTGGGACTTCGAGACGGAGATGGCCGCGCAGTTCGGTGAGGTGAAGGACAAGGACCTGAGCGCCTTTGCCGGCCACTGGGGCTTCGGTTATGTGTGGACCAAGAGCGCGTGGAAGCCCCGCCTCTTTGCCGAGTACAACTTTGCCACCGGTGACAGCAATGCCGCCGACGGCGATGTGGACACCTTCCAGAACCTGTTCCCCACGAACCACAAGTTTTACGGCTACATGGACGCCTTTGCCTGGCAGAACATCCACAACCCGGCGATCAGCTTCTCCGTCCAGCCGACCAAGACGGTCAAGCTGCAACTGGACTACCACGCCTTCTTCCTGGCGGACACCAGTGATGCCTGGTACCGCGCCAACGGCGTGACCGCCGTGCGCCCCATCAAGGGCAGCGCCAGCGACTTCGTGGGCACGGAGCTGGACTTCACCGCCTCCTGGAAGGCGACGAAGAACCTCAGCTTCCTGGCCGGGTACAGCCACTTCTTCTGCGGCGACTACGCCAAGGCCACCGGCGCGGCGGATGATGCGGACTTCGCCTACGTGCAGGCCACGTTCGATTTCTAATCCTGCCTTTCACCCTCATTCATTCAGTTGATACTTCAGTTTGTTGTTGTGTGTCGTGGAACCCCTCTGGCCCATGGGGGTCAGAGGGGTTTCCCATGGCCGGACACTC contains these protein-coding regions:
- a CDS encoding LysR family transcriptional regulator, whose protein sequence is MDSPLLDSRQLRAFTVLAREGSFTQAGRALHLTQSAISHAIRALEEDLGCMLFHRQGKRVLLTHHGRELLRHAEEIQRQMALARASLGALDQNPRGQIRIGSTPAASQFILPTVLREFKDSFPLYSISIVPGETPDTLQRLEQGVLDLAVCLRPRDVARVDCRPLFEDELIFLASPLHPWAQQHPKTKDLAGETYIISSRNSSTFEMIGEYFLKLGVRPKSFIELGNTEAIKELVKLGLGVAMVAAWTAPAEIKSGELVSLPLVRSRIKRQWVVAHMKQKPVSLAEQTFMTLCEQVGEQLAR
- a CDS encoding CmpA/NrtA family ABC transporter substrate-binding protein: MKMYPEAGLTRREMIRKTTKALGASALFSGLPAGWVGSAFADDSPEVKDVNLGIIALTDCSSIVIAHEKGLFKKYGINSKVSKGASWAAIRDSLSNGDLQATHMLIGMPIASTMGLGGAPKKPMIVPWLINRNGQAITLKKELKGKVGADPKALKPFVDEAKAAGKPMTFAMTFPPGTHAMWMRYYLAAGGIHPGDASGAGADVSLITIPPPQMVANMKVGQMDGFCVGEPWNARSIAEDIGFTSITTQAMWKDHPEKVCAFTQEFAEKNPKTVKAVLKGLHEASVWLDKMENREEQANIVSAATYINCPPEILLPRLQGKYDMGDGRRYRDPNYMIFSDRNCNYPQAKFGLWWLTQLRRWGFTPGAPDYAAVTQQVMRGDIYEEAMKEIGYAHGGADDKPESFFDGSVFDPKGDLEAYAASFAIKSLKA
- the ntrB gene encoding nitrate ABC transporter permease produces the protein MNPNLFQKIKLEAFVLPALAILGCCLIWYVIAGKSVTTVKTDDWGDTVKVTKRTGISADLPTPAETWTASKMYVTEPFAKRGELDQGILRFTWLSLKLVAQGYFLALLIGTPVGFLLGLSKKFTTAFDPIIQVLRPVSPLAWLPLGMILFSGVKIMDSGGRTTFGASDAAALFTIAICAMWPTVMNTAVGVRAVPQDYLNVAKVLKLSRTKTLWKVLVPATLPYMFTGFRLSLGIAWLVIVAVEMLTGRPGVGGFLWQQYNANSFAHIILCILTIGVVGYVLDRLMSLAESKLKTA
- a CDS encoding ABC transporter ATP-binding protein, which gives rise to MSQPILSLKNVSKGYGSKGARTEVLRDISLEVREGEFVAIVGYSGSGKTTFINMLAGLLKPDSGDVLLDGKPITGPGPDRGLVFQNYSLLPWLTVTENIALAVDSVFPTWSKEQKEAHIAKYIAMVKLTKAAGKLPRELSGGMRQRVSVARALAMDSRVLLLDEPLSALDALTRANLQDDISEIWQSARKTVVWITNDPDEAILLADRVIPLLPTAPATLGQAIDIPLARPRDRSAINHDPQFKALRNQLINLLLAAKEKSRTTVSKKLVLPDILPEDISTPNSIQYLTRRGPRRRSEEKREELEVAS
- a CDS encoding nitrate ABC transporter ATP-binding protein, encoding MSTLSATPPKKTLLEISRLWKAYPAPGGGEAVIVKDFNLKLEEGEFATLIGHSGCGKSTVLSMVAGLSEVTKGGIILAGRETTDPGPDRGVVFQAPCLLPWETAFENVMLGVNQVYFTASKAERRQIAEYYLSVVGLSDSMHKYPGELSQGMRQRVGIARAFALQPKMLLLDEPFGMLDALTRFELQQVLLELWRKFRITTLMVTHDVDEAIFLSDRVVMMTDGPEAEVGDILRIPFARPRERKVIMEDPQYYELREHLITFLNERSHLRPSKDPNFKPSPDMAAELASHPHISPAGMKLQTSAA
- a CDS encoding alginate export family protein codes for the protein MKQALVIPLLAAASAGLSLAGEPAAKNPKAVVIPPPEPKIVTFDFQERLRFEYRENNFDFNDGVNSLTDDSWLLQRARVGIKVSPTDYLSFYVQGQSSLELDSDRPNEPGVMGAEGDDAIDLRQAYIKIGPKDLNITIGRQILSYGDERLIGAFDWNNLSRTFDAVKFHYGTKDWSIEAFAASVVVADSDTFNYSDLFDGNETGRNQVFSGIYFSTAALCPLGSTTDFYALHLHEEYLAGDTNFVTLGTRLKADVTKTGGWDFETEMAAQFGEVKDKDLSAFAGHWGFGYVWTKSAWKPRLFAEYNFATGDSNAADGDVDTFQNLFPTNHKFYGYMDAFAWQNIHNPAISFSVQPTKTVKLQLDYHAFFLADTSDAWYRANGVTAVRPIKGSASDFVGTELDFTASWKATKNLSFLAGYSHFFCGDYAKATGAADDADFAYVQATFDF